The following coding sequences lie in one Rutidosis leptorrhynchoides isolate AG116_Rl617_1_P2 chromosome 4, CSIRO_AGI_Rlap_v1, whole genome shotgun sequence genomic window:
- the LOC139840225 gene encoding peptide-N4-(N-acetyl-beta-glucosaminyl)asparagine amidase A-like — MISITDLIIFTLLFFTNQIHSSQPSHFIKSITKKRITNNDVTPQQYFQVTHPLPTDNLTPSCTVSVLNHSFGNTYNLPPVTVPYTPPPSTCQWSHAVLEFQAASSGEQYDRIAGIWIDGIELLRTSTAQPTENGIFWNVRKDISKYSSVITKSNLTVSVMLENLINDVFTGVYHVNVSFIFYSVNAVKLPLSGELEGHSLNRKLITVKKNHDKENKLGFDKASESSCPYLRPADLIVPISFSNGIDEGFWFRIQNEFDVKMTNVEISERTYRAVLELYVSFHGDDEFWYMNPPDSYVKMNQLSTGRAHGAYREIMVTIDGRLVGSVVPFPVIFTGGINPLFWEPVVSIGAFNLPSYDIDLTPFLGLLLDNKSHTIGIQIVDGISFWLVDANLHLWLDESDVKAETITSKVPEVEMERENEFEGLDGEFEIEGEQTSEVTGWVNSSIGNLKTVLTEKIKIKNKLKFKNDGTKKELNHKYKRKTKIRITNDLGELIDSLDVKIEYPLKVEIETIPGSEKDTYVMNTKVEQEMTEKFDGVKVSSVLSHKQNCTGSMLVKGNEVLSGSAINRQNYSYHDGLGCYYRKVDVVDGEVLSDESSSNCID, encoded by the coding sequence ATGATAAGCATCACCGATCTCATTATCTTTACCCTCCTGTTCTTCACAAATCAAATCCATTCATCACAACCTTCACATTTCATCAAATCAATAACTAAAAAACGTATAACGAATAATGACGTCACACCACAACAGTATTTCCAGGTCACTCATCCACTTCCCACCGACAACCTCACTCCGTCATGCACCGTCTCCGTACTCAACCACAGCTTCGGTAACACCTACAACCTTCCACCTGTCACCGTCCCCTACACTCCGCCACCTTCCACGTGTCAATGGTCCCACGCAGTCCTCGAATTTCAGGCCGCATCTTCCGGCGAACAGTACGACCGTATCGCCGGAATATGGATCGACGGTATAGAGCTGCTACGTACAAGTACAGCTCAACCGACTGAGAACGGTATCTTCTGGAATGTTCGAAAGGATATTAGTAAGTATTCTTCGGTTATTACTAAAAGCAATCTCACTGTTTCTGTTATGCTTGAAAACCTAATTAACGATGTGTTTACCGGCGTTTATCATGTTAATGTATCGTTTATATTTTACTCCGTTAACGCCGTCAAACTTCCGTTATCTGGAGAACTGGAAGGTCATTCGTTGAATAGGAAATTAATTACTGTTAAGAAGAATCATGATAAGGAAAATAAGCTAGGGTTTGATAAAGCGTCTGAATCATCGTGTCCGTATCTCAGACCTGCGGATCTGATTGTACCGATATCGTTTTCTAATGGTATTGATGAGGGTTTCTGGTTTCGAATTCAAAATGAATTTGATGTGAAAATGACCAATGTTGAGATTTCAGAACGAACATATAGAGCGGTGCTTGAATTGTATGTTTCGTTTCATGGAGATGACGAGTTTTGGTACATGAATCCGCCGGATTCGTACGTGAAGATGAATCAGTTGTCGACAGGAAGAGCTCACGGAGCATATCGTGAGATTATGGTGACGATTGATGGGAGATTGGTGGGATCGGTGGTTCCTTTTCCGGTGATATTCACAGGCGGGATTAATCCGTTGTTTTGGGAACCTGTTGTGTCGATTGGAGCGTTTAATCTTCCTTCTTATGATATCGATTTGACGCCTTTTTTAGGGCTTCTTTTGGATAATAAGAGTCATACCATCGGGATTCAGATTGTTGATGGTATTTCGTTTTGGCTTGTGGATGCTAATTTGCATTTGTGGTTGGATGAATCGGATGTGAAAGCGGAAACTATAACATCTAAAGTTCCAGAAGTGGAGATGGAACGTGAGAATGAGTTTGAAGGTTTAGATGGTGAATTTGAAATAGAAGGTGAACAGACAAGTGAAGTTACGGGGTGGGTTAATTCAAGCATAGGGAATCTTAAAACCGTACTTACTGAAAAGATCAAGATTAAGAACAAACTCAAGTTTAAAAACGACGGTACTAAGAAAGAACTGAATCATAAGTACAAAAGGAAAACAAAAATAAGGATCACAAATGACTTGGGTGAGTTGATTGATAGTCTAGATGTAAAAATTGAGTATCCATTGAAGGTCGAAATTGAAACTATACCTGGATCAGAGAAAGATACTTATGTGATGAACACGAAAGTGGAGCAAGAAATGACTGAAAAGTTTGATGGTGTTAAAGTTTCAAGTGTTTTGAGTCATAAACAGAATTGTACTGGTTCGATGCTGGTGAAGGGGAATGAAGTGCTTTCGGGTTCAGCAATTAACCGTCAAAATTACAGTTACCATGATGGATTGGGTTGTTATTATCGAAAGGTTGATGTGGTGGATGGTGAAGTTCTTTCGGATGAATCAAGCTCAAATTGTATTGATTAG
- the LOC139840629 gene encoding uncharacterized protein: MNFAASLSKRFCVSDLVKRISVYSSATDVTGNGLSMVFRRWSTKKSAGCAKNLHDSKPKYLGLKKFGGERVIPGNIIIRQRGTRFHPGDYVGMGKDHTLFALKEGTVRFEHRNISIERNKIRVRKLVHVDPKEGHLIHPIYLKLAADATKSDVSP, translated from the exons ATGAATTTTGCAGCTTCATTGAGTAAGAGATTTTGTGTTAGTGACTTGGTTAAAAGAATCTCTGTTTATAGTTCTGCAACTG ATGTAACTGGAAATGGATTAAGCATGGTGTTCAGACGCTGGTCCACCAAAAAATCAGCCGGGTGCGCTAAGAATTTGCATGATTCGAAACCTAAGTATCTTGGTTTGAAGAAGTTCGGTGGCGAG AGAGTGATACCGGGGAATATAATAATACGACAGAGAGGCACTCGTTTTCACCCGGGAGATTATGTTGGTATGGGGAAAGACCATACCCTCTTCGCATTAAAAGAAGGAACTGTCAGGTTTGAACACAGAAACATTAGC ATTGAACGCAACAAGATAAGAGTCCGCAAGTTGGTGCATGTCGACCCCAAAGAAGGCCATCTAATTCACCCAATCTACTTGAAATTAGCTGCTGATGCTACTAAGTCAGACGTCTCACCGTAA